The region TTGTCCTTCTACTTGACCTCTTCTAGAAGAGAGATCACCAATTACAGATCCAAGAAAGTCTTCAGGACTTTCGACCTCAACTTTCATCATAGGCTCTAAAAGGACAGGATTGCATTTTTTAACCCCGTCTTTAAAAGCCATGGAACCTGCTATTTTGAAGGCCATTTCAGATGAGTCTACATCGTGGAATGAACCATCGACTAGTGTTACTTTTACATCAATGAGTGGATAACCTGCAAGAACACCAGATTCACAGGTTTCTTTCATCCCATTAGAAGCAGGACCAATGTACTCTTTGGGCACAGCTCCGCCAACAATTTTGTTAACAAATTCAAAACCTTTACCGACTTCAGCAGGTTCCATCTCAATTATTACGTGACCGTATTGACCCTTTCCTCCAGTTTGCCTTGCATATTTACCTTCACCGGTAGAACTTGATCTTATAGTTTCTCTGTAAGAAACCTGGGGAGCTCCAATATTAGCTTCAACTTTAAATTCCCTTAACATTCTGTCTACAAGAATCTCAAGGTGCAATTCACCCATACCAGCAATTACAGTTTGATTAGTTTCTGGATCTGTACTAACCCTAAAGGTCGGATCCTCTTCAGATAACGCTGTTAAAGCTTTTGATAATTTTTCCATATCTCCTTTAGTTTTGGGCTCAACTGCCACAGAGATAACTGGTTCAGGGATAAATAATGTTTCTAACACTATAGGATCTTCCGTATTACATAAAGTATCTCCAGTTGTTGTATTTTTAAGACCCAATACAGCGCCTAAATCTCCTGCCCTCAATTCATCAACCTCCTCTCTTTCATCGGCTTTTAGAATGACTAATCTAGAAATTCTCTCTTTAGCATCTTTTGTTGAATTCATAACATAACTACCCTTTGAAAGAACCCCAGAATACATTCTTACAAAAGTTAATTTCCCATAAGGATCAGACATAACTTTGAAAGCTAGTGCACTGAACGGAGCATTATCGTCTGAAGGTCTGACGTCTTCTTTACCACTTGGTAAAACTCCTTGTATTGGTTTTACATCAACTGGAGCTGGCAAGTAATCCACTACTGCATCCAAAACAAGTTGTACTCCTTTATTCTTAAAAGCCGAACCACACAATACAGGAACCAATCCATGTTTTAAAACCCCTTCTCTTATTCCTTTTTTTAGTTGTTCCTCAGATAATTCTCCTGTTTCGAGAAATATTTCAATTAATTCTTCATCATTTTCTGCAACGCTCTCCATTAACTTGGATCTCCACTCATCAGCTTCATCCTTCATGTCAGATGGAATTGGTGCTTCTTCAATATCAGTACCTAAGTCATTTTTGTAAAGATATGCTTTGTTGGCGACTAAATCAATAATGCCTGTAAGATCGCCTTCAGCTCCAATAGGTAACTGAATTGGGAGTGCATTCGCTTTTAGTCGATCTTTAATTTGTTTATTAACTTTTAGAAAATCTGCACCAGTCCTGTCCATTTTATTAACAAAAACCATTCTTGGCACAGAGTATCTGTCTGCTTGACGCCAAACTGTTTCGGACTGAGGCTGAACTCCACCAACTGCGCAAAATACAGCTATCACTCCATCTAAGACACGCATTGATCTTTCAACTTCAATAGTGAAGTCAACGTGTCCAGGAGTATCAATGATATTAATCCTGTGATCTTGCCAGCTAGTTGATATTGCAGCAGCAGT is a window of Prochlorococcus marinus XMU1419 DNA encoding:
- the fusA gene encoding elongation factor G — its product is MARDFPLERVRNIGIAAHIDAGKTTTTERILFYSGVVHKIGEVHDGAAVTDWMAQERERGITITAAAISTSWQDHRINIIDTPGHVDFTIEVERSMRVLDGVIAVFCAVGGVQPQSETVWRQADRYSVPRMVFVNKMDRTGADFLKVNKQIKDRLKANALPIQLPIGAEGDLTGIIDLVANKAYLYKNDLGTDIEEAPIPSDMKDEADEWRSKLMESVAENDEELIEIFLETGELSEEQLKKGIREGVLKHGLVPVLCGSAFKNKGVQLVLDAVVDYLPAPVDVKPIQGVLPSGKEDVRPSDDNAPFSALAFKVMSDPYGKLTFVRMYSGVLSKGSYVMNSTKDAKERISRLVILKADEREEVDELRAGDLGAVLGLKNTTTGDTLCNTEDPIVLETLFIPEPVISVAVEPKTKGDMEKLSKALTALSEEDPTFRVSTDPETNQTVIAGMGELHLEILVDRMLREFKVEANIGAPQVSYRETIRSSSTGEGKYARQTGGKGQYGHVIIEMEPAEVGKGFEFVNKIVGGAVPKEYIGPASNGMKETCESGVLAGYPLIDVKVTLVDGSFHDVDSSEMAFKIAGSMAFKDGVKKCNPVLLEPMMKVEVESPEDFLGSVIGDLSSRRGQVEGQSVDDGLSKVQAKVPLAEMFGYATQLRSMTQGRGIFSMEFANYEEVPRNVAEAIISKNQGNS